In Saccharicrinis fermentans DSM 9555 = JCM 21142, a genomic segment contains:
- a CDS encoding RtcB family protein: METDEAHAYMEEMNYCVNFAFANRCLMMERVQHAVQFVMKGEVQFDELMNIALNYAVWENYFGENVLVHRKGATIARLGELGIIPGSQGTKSYIVEGLGNPESFESCSHGAGRVMGRKQAQRELDLNTEIKRLDDKGIIHGIRHNKDLDEAAGAYKDIDTVMANQQDLVKIKVELEPLAVVKG; this comes from the coding sequence ATCGAAACGGATGAAGCGCACGCTTATATGGAAGAGATGAATTACTGCGTAAATTTTGCTTTTGCTAACCGTTGTTTAATGATGGAGCGCGTGCAACATGCTGTTCAATTTGTTATGAAAGGAGAGGTGCAGTTTGATGAATTGATGAATATAGCGCTTAACTATGCTGTCTGGGAGAATTATTTTGGTGAAAATGTCCTGGTTCATCGTAAAGGGGCAACCATAGCACGTTTAGGTGAATTAGGTATTATTCCCGGATCACAAGGAACCAAATCATATATCGTGGAAGGTTTAGGCAATCCAGAAAGCTTTGAGTCATGCTCGCATGGTGCAGGACGTGTGATGGGAAGAAAGCAAGCCCAACGGGAGTTAGATTTGAACACTGAGATCAAGCGTTTGGATGATAAGGGCATTATTCACGGCATTCGTCATAACAAAGATCTAGATGAAGCGGCAGGAGCCTACAAGGATATTGATACCGTAATGGCCAATCAACAGGATTTAGTGAAAATTAAGGTTGAATTGGAACCTTTGGCTGTTGTGAAAGGGTAG
- a CDS encoding integrase core domain-containing protein: MKEVCSITQKPYPKRLIFKVVGYSSSTWYEKPVAKTGKRGRKPLHSDETVLHEIKVEIQNSVFKSEGYFKVKKRMQRRPNNAIRAGKERVNKLMRENDLLSPNRRSRSTKKNDHKGRIITDKPNIMWATDGKKFWINGSGWHWFFGVIDHFNDEILAWHIAKIGNRFAAMEPVRSAIRKQFGSVNRDVCRGMELQLRSDHGSQYDSADFMNEMKFLGLGMSKAYVRSPECNGIIERFHRTLEEELLQIKPFNSIEEAQREIAEFIDNYNTHWILHRLNHYSPMEYKRMYIEALKNAQSDTSGNIEPEGQFVLLLSGSIPRKKDQTQKISKGVKLAEISLS; the protein is encoded by the coding sequence ATGAAAGAGGTTTGCTCTATAACGCAAAAACCATATCCAAAGCGACTTATATTTAAGGTAGTGGGTTATAGTAGTAGCACATGGTATGAGAAACCAGTGGCAAAAACAGGTAAACGAGGTAGAAAACCCCTTCATAGTGATGAGACCGTCTTGCATGAGATCAAGGTTGAAATTCAGAATAGTGTATTTAAATCTGAAGGCTATTTCAAGGTTAAAAAGCGCATGCAAAGAAGGCCTAACAATGCCATTAGGGCTGGGAAAGAGCGAGTGAATAAGCTTATGCGTGAGAATGATTTACTGAGTCCAAACAGGAGATCCAGAAGTACTAAGAAGAACGATCATAAGGGGCGCATTATAACTGACAAACCAAATATAATGTGGGCCACTGATGGCAAAAAGTTCTGGATTAATGGAAGTGGGTGGCACTGGTTTTTCGGTGTTATTGACCATTTTAATGACGAAATATTGGCATGGCATATAGCAAAGATTGGTAACCGTTTTGCGGCTATGGAGCCAGTACGTTCTGCTATTCGGAAACAATTTGGCTCCGTTAATAGAGATGTTTGCAGAGGTATGGAGCTGCAGTTACGTAGTGATCACGGTTCACAATATGACTCTGCAGACTTTATGAATGAGATGAAGTTTCTTGGCCTAGGAATGTCGAAGGCGTATGTGAGGTCGCCGGAATGCAATGGCATAATTGAGCGGTTTCACCGTACCCTGGAGGAAGAGCTTCTACAGATCAAGCCTTTTAATTCTATTGAGGAAGCTCAACGGGAAATAGCTGAATTTATTGACAATTACAATACACATTGGATATTACACAGGTTGAACCATTACTCCCCGATGGAGTATAAACGAATGTATATAGAAGCGCTGAAGAACGCCCAGTCCGATACTTCGGGTAATATTGAGCCAGAGGGCCAGTTTGTCCTCCTTTTGAGTGGTTCGATACCACGAAAAAAGGATCAAACACAAAAAATAAGCAAAGGGGTAAAACTTGCGGAAATATCCCTTTCGTAG
- a CDS encoding RtcB family protein encodes MKSLNLVDMPIGGVLATKGVIVPNAVGVDIGYGMCAMRTNIGDADSDMFWE; translated from the coding sequence GTGAAGTCCTTAAACCTGGTCGATATGCCTATTGGAGGAGTATTGGCGACCAAAGGTGTTATTGTTCCCAATGCGGTAGGTGTTGATATTGGGTACGGTATGTGCGCCATGCGAACCAATATAGGTGATGCCGATTCTGATATGTTCTGGGAGTAG
- a CDS encoding transposase domain-containing protein has product MYSLLGCCKASDVNPREWLTDVFSKIALYNSNYDLDLADLLPHNWKKSNSCQNIPKNTH; this is encoded by the coding sequence ATGTACTCACTACTGGGATGCTGCAAAGCCAGTGATGTAAATCCTCGCGAATGGCTTACGGATGTATTTTCTAAGATTGCGTTATACAACAGCAATTATGATTTAGACTTGGCTGATCTTTTGCCGCACAATTGGAAAAAGTCTAATAGTTGTCAGAATATTCCAAAAAACACCCACTAA
- a CDS encoding HigA family addiction module antitoxin: MLPDINKIKGIHPGAILKREVKKRGLKNKDLALMVDEHAQTISAILKEKRSVNPKLSIRLGKQLGVEEDYFMLLQASYDVKKAYQKTGNKLIPNLKLIRKAIFWDTDFDKIDWLKNKRAIIKRIFERGNDIEIREILNFYGTADVKHEIRNIGSSYLDSFSKNVAKYLS; encoded by the coding sequence ATGCTACCGGATATAAATAAAATAAAAGGTATTCACCCAGGAGCTATTCTGAAACGAGAGGTTAAAAAGCGAGGTCTGAAAAATAAGGATTTGGCTCTTATGGTAGATGAGCATGCTCAAACAATTAGCGCCATATTGAAGGAAAAAAGAAGTGTAAATCCTAAATTATCCATTAGGTTGGGAAAACAACTAGGTGTGGAAGAAGATTATTTTATGCTTTTACAAGCCAGTTATGATGTTAAAAAGGCTTATCAGAAAACAGGTAATAAATTAATCCCCAATCTTAAACTAATTAGAAAGGCTATTTTTTGGGATACCGATTTTGATAAAATAGATTGGTTGAAAAATAAGAGAGCTATTATAAAGCGTATTTTCGAAAGAGGCAATGATATTGAGATTCGTGAAATATTAAATTTCTATGGTACAGCAGATGTAAAGCACGAGATACGTAACATAGGAAGCAGTTATCTAGATTCGTTTAGCAAGAATGTAGCAAAATATTTATCTTAA
- a CDS encoding transposase, with the protein MEKKTRFTTKIKTEIVLSLLRGESMEAASRKYGVTIADLSFWRDQFVKHGADGFKRKPDDSRLKEAERMIGKLQMELELKKKRTNW; encoded by the coding sequence ATGGAAAAAAAGACACGTTTTACGACAAAAATCAAAACAGAAATTGTTCTGTCCTTGCTTCGAGGAGAAAGCATGGAGGCTGCAAGCCGTAAGTATGGAGTAACGATCGCCGATCTGAGTTTTTGGCGTGATCAGTTTGTTAAGCATGGAGCTGATGGATTTAAGCGCAAGCCCGATGATTCTAGACTAAAGGAGGCCGAACGTATGATTGGTAAGCTGCAAATGGAGTTGGAACTCAAAAAAAAAAGAACGAATTGGTAG